CCGTCACCTCCGCCCAGCTGGCGGCGTTCAGCGCGCTGAAGACCTTCGAGGTGCCGCTCACGGCGCTGCAGGGGCTCGACGTGACCGCGGTGGAGCGGCACGGCAAGTTCCTCGCGGTGGGCGTCGACGGCCTCTGGCTCGCCTTCCACCTCGCCCGCGCCGGCTGGCTGACCTGGCACGACCCCGTCCCGGCGACCCCGGTGCGCCCGAGCAAGGGCCCGCTCGCGCTCCGCCTCGCGTTCGAGGGCGTGCCCGACAGCCCGGACGCCGACAACACCGGCGAGGGCCCGGTCGGGTTCTCGCTCACCGAGGCCGGGACGCAGAAGCACCTGGCCGTCTACGTCGTGCCCGACCTGGCGCTGGTGCCCGGGATCGCGCGGCTCGGCCCCGATCCGCTGGCCGATGGGTTCGACCTCGAGGCGTTCCGCGGCGTCCTGGCCGAGCACGGCCGCACGCAGCTCAAGGGCCTGCTGAAGGACCAGTCGGTGTTCGCGGGGATCGGCAACGCGTACTCCGACGAGATCCTGCAGGCGGCGCGGCTCAGCCCGTTCAAGCTCGCGGGTTCCCTCACCCCCGACGAGTCGGCGGCGCTGTTCGAGGCCGTCCGGGACGACCTGACCGCCGCGATCGGACGGGCCGTGGGCGCCAAGCCCGCCCAACTCAAGGACGGCAAGCGCACCCACCTGCGCGTCCACGGCAAGGGCGGCGAACCCTGCCCCACCTGCGGCACCACGATCGCCGAGGTGAGCTTCGCCGACTCCTTCCTCAACTACTGCCCCGGCTGCCAGACCGGGGGCAAGCTCCTGGCCGACCGCCGGATGTCCAAGCTCCTGAAGTAGGACCCCATGGCGACCCGCCCGACCGGACGCGGCGGCCGCCCGGCGGCGGCGCCCAGTAGCCTTGGCTCACCCCTGTCGGAATCCTGGAGGCACGAGTGAGCGCGATCGTCGAGCGGTGGCACCGCTTCGGTGATCAGCCGTGGACCCGGGACGGACGCCGCGGGCTCGCGCTCATCGTCGCGTCCTGCCTGGTCACGATCCTGATCGCGTTCCTGGGGCCCTCGACGGTGGCCCTCAACGTCGGCCCCGCCGGACGCAGCCTGCTGCCCCCGTGGTTCGTCCCGGTCGAATGGGGCAAGGCCATCGGCCTGCCGCTGTCGGAGTGGGTCGTGGTGCCGGTGCTGTGGGTCGGCATCACCCTCGGCGCCATCGGGCTCGTCCTGGCCTACCGCGCCGTGCTGGCGGGCTGGCGCCCGCGGATCGCCCGGCTGGTGGGGCTGGGCGTGGGGCTCAACCTGGCCACCGCCTTCACCCTGCCGCTGACCAGCGCCGACGTGCTGATGTACGCGGCCTACGGCCGGATCCAGCGCCAGGGTCTCGACCCGTACAGCATCACGCCCGCCGAGATCTTCCGGCAGTCCTACGACCCCGTCCT
Above is a window of Propioniciclava coleopterorum DNA encoding:
- a CDS encoding Fpg/Nei family DNA glycosylase; translated protein: MPEMPEVEGLRAHLEQNLVGRTVTSAQLAAFSALKTFEVPLTALQGLDVTAVERHGKFLAVGVDGLWLAFHLARAGWLTWHDPVPATPVRPSKGPLALRLAFEGVPDSPDADNTGEGPVGFSLTEAGTQKHLAVYVVPDLALVPGIARLGPDPLADGFDLEAFRGVLAEHGRTQLKGLLKDQSVFAGIGNAYSDEILQAARLSPFKLAGSLTPDESAALFEAVRDDLTAAIGRAVGAKPAQLKDGKRTHLRVHGKGGEPCPTCGTTIAEVSFADSFLNYCPGCQTGGKLLADRRMSKLLK